The Zavarzinella sp. sequence GAACTTATTTCGTACCGGTAGCACCTACTTTTGCCGAATTCCTAAACCGCCTTAAAGCCTTTAAACTTGAAGATTAACAAATTGAATCGAACCTGCGAGCGATGAAAGAAAAGGCGAAGCGTAGCTAAGCCGTCGACTCACAAAGAAGATGATAATCCCGGATATTCACTACTTTCTGGTGATCATCTCCTAATCCTGCTTGACTTTCAATTCCACCCCTTGCACACCGTGGAGGGTGTTGATTTCTCCTACGCAGTCTAGGAGCTGGCGGTCGTCATTCATGTGCACCAGATATTTCAGTTCAATCGCGGGACCCTTGCTGACCGTGCCTACTTCCTGCACCACCGCTTTTGAACAATATTTTTCGAATATTGGTGCAAGTACTTCCTGGTGGGCAACACCGAGTTCGATTTTTACTGTTAAGATGCAAACCGTAGTAATTTCCGGGTCAGATGTCACTGGCCGCACAATCCAGGCGGCAATTCCACCTAGCGGCAAGCCAATCAGAGCGACATTCAGAAAACCTGCCCCCAGTGCCATCCCCACGGCCACTGCAAAGATCACAAATGCGGTATCGCGGGTATCGGCCACAACGGTGCGGAAGCGGACAATCGATAATGCACCCACCAGGCTGAAAGCCCGGGCGGGGCTGTTGCCAATGGCCATGGTAACCATTGTGATTAGTCCCGTCAGTAATACCAGCGTGGGGATGATATTGTTGGTATCTGGCTGCCTGGAAACTCGTGTGGCACGAAAAATAGCTGCAACCACGCCACCAAAAATAAACGAAATCGATATGCGTAACGCAATTGTGGTCGAATTCAGCCCTTCACTGTTTAACAGTGGCTCTTTTAACCAATCCAGCATCAACAAACTCTTTTCAGGTGGGGTACGGACCAGGGAGGGATTCTGCTACTTACATCCTACGAACTGTTACCGGCATAACAGCATGCCCTGGCACAGATTATTTGCCGACAGCTTTTTTCACTTCTGCGTGGTTCAGTAGATAACTACGCCGGGCATCAAAAAATCCTTTCAAACTGCTTGAAGAAGTAGAATTTGGATCGGTTTCTGTGAGGAAATTTTCATAGGTAGAGAGCTTTTTCACATCGTCTTTGACGATATCTTTCACCAGATCGCGGGAACGTTGTACCACTGGTTGCAGATTTTTCCAATCAAAGTCGTCGTGGGCTATCTGGTAGATGAAGCGGAGATATTTTTCCCGCAAAGCAGGAACCGCTAACAGCTTACTGCGTAATGGTTTACGACTGTCTGTTATGCCCACCAGCGGATCAAGTTGCACCCCACCCATGCCACCGGGGCCTCCCGGACCTCGCCCAGGGCCGCCGGGACCAAAACCAGGCAACATCCCTTCCATTTGTTGCTGTTGATCTTTGGTGAGGATTTTCGCCATGGAACGATCAATTTCCTCCTGAAGATCTTTCAGCGATGCACGCTGTTTAGCATCCAGCCCAAGCATTTCCTGTACAAACCCTGGCATCACCTCGGTTGGCCGGGGTGGGGTGAAACCACCAGGCCCGCCTGGGCCAAAACCGGGTCTTCCGAGACCACCCGGACCAAAACCACCTGGCCCACTGCGGCCAGACCGGAAGGTTTCGTTCATATCGTGGGGAATGATGTGAAAAACCCCCTTCTCATCGCGGGCAATGCTGAAATCGCTGGCACGGGTCCAGTAGCCATCTTCATTGGAAGTAGCAACATCTAAAGCAATAAACCAGAGCGTGGATTCTATGTCCAGTATGTGTCGCAACTTCTCCTCCAACTGTTCTGGTGGGGTAGTATTCAACACTTTGCACAATTCGATTAGTGCCTTCCAGTCTTCTTCACGATCTTTCGATTTGATCTGGAAGCGTCGCTGATAATCCTGAATGTTGTCGCCCGTGTATTCCAGCCCACCATTGCCGTTGGGGCTTCCCTTCACTTTCCAGCGGGCACCTTTAGTGGAGCCGTAGAAATCCTTCAGAAAATCTTTGTTAAACTGTTGTGTATTGACAAACAAGCCCCAGTCTTCGCCATTGATGACGACCCGCACAAAATTGCTTTTGGGTGCGGCAATATGCTTTCTTGCAATATGCGAATATAGGAATGTGTGCATCATCGAAGCATCGGTGTGGGCATTCAACAGGTTCAGCGTGCGATAACCAAGAATGTCCTGTTTCTCTAACGCCATATCCACAGAAAGGTTCAGCGATTTTTTGTAGCCTGATGGCACCATCATCAGCGAGGTCATCCCACGGTAGCTGATACCGACATTTTCGTATTTCTTGCCATCCACCGTTACGGTGGCGGGTACTTCCACATCTGTGCGAACGAAATCGCTTAATTCTTTTTCCCAATCGGGGCTGTTGAAATTAATAAAAATTGTTCGCACGGTTTCAGGATCGTAAAGATCCTTGCTGGTTGATTTTTTCACCTGATCAGGAGTTATCTTCTTCCCTTCCTGTGGGGGATTTGCAACCATCCCACCTCGACCACCCGGTCCAAAACCACCACGTCCGGGATTGGTGGCGGCAACTCGTCGGGCCTCACGACGTTCTTCATCATTCAGCCAGTCGTTGCCATCCTTGTCAAACTGTTTCACCAGTGGGCGATCCCCCGCCTGGGGCCCGAATCCGGGTGGTTGAGCAACAACTGAAATTCCAAAAAGTGCTAAAGCACCACAAGAAAGGAACCATATCTTCATGAAAAATCCCATCGCCCAGAAATGTAAAGACTTCATGAAGTTTACTGAATACTCATTGACTTTTCGGACTCACTGTGGTCCGCGATCTGAACAAATTTCAAGAATGAAACAATTTTAATAGCCCCCAGAGAAATATCGCAGATCGATATTTCATACTGGAATCTGCTTTGTCCGTCCTTGCAATCCTTGTGGGGCGGCAGAATAATAACAATTATGTTATCTAAGCAGCGATTATTGCACCTGCGTGTCCAACAAGATGGCCTGTTGTACGAAAATGTGCCCATTTTGTGGTGTGCGGATACTATTTGGATCGAAGGTACACTGAAACTGCCTGTGGGGGCTCGTAACAAAGCGGAATATCGCCTGCATCTCGCCGATGGTAAGCAAGTGCAGGCAACGCACCTGAAGCAAATTGACAATTCAGAGCGGTTTCGCCTGATTTTTCGCCTGCCCCCACCTGCAAATACTACTTCTGCAGTGGTGCGTTGGCGTCAACACGAAGTTGGTACCATTGAATTGCCCGTTGTTTCCAAAGAGGAGTACAGCCAGCACCTTCAGCTAGACGGGGCTTTTTCGCAAATTTGGGAAAATGGCACTACGAACATGGGTGGCACCTTCATTTCTGGCCAGAATCATGGCTGGATCATTCACACCACCATCCAGCACCGTGTGGGGTTGTATGGGCTTTCAGAACTGCCGATTGTATTAGAGCTTTCTCATGAAGCTGATGTGCCGCACCACTGGGATTTGGTGCTGCCAAAGCACCTGCTGCGTGGAAAATCAGCCCAGGTTCCGATATTTTTGCCCAGGTTGCCTAAAAAAGCGATTAACTATCATGCCACCTGGTCTGTCGCAGGCGACGTGCGGCACAGTCAAAGGCTACAACTTCTTACGGCAAAACAGTTTGTGGCGAATTTACGACTCATTTCGCAGGTGATGGTGGGCACGCACTCTCAGT is a genomic window containing:
- a CDS encoding DUF4956 domain-containing protein; the encoded protein is MLDWLKEPLLNSEGLNSTTIALRISISFIFGGVVAAIFRATRVSRQPDTNNIIPTLVLLTGLITMVTMAIGNSPARAFSLVGALSIVRFRTVVADTRDTAFVIFAVAVGMALGAGFLNVALIGLPLGGIAAWIVRPVTSDPEITTVCILTVKIELGVAHQEVLAPIFEKYCSKAVVQEVGTVSKGPAIELKYLVHMNDDRQLLDCVGEINTLHGVQGVELKVKQD
- a CDS encoding CotH kinase family protein, with amino-acid sequence MKIWFLSCGALALFGISVVAQPPGFGPQAGDRPLVKQFDKDGNDWLNDEERREARRVAATNPGRGGFGPGGRGGMVANPPQEGKKITPDQVKKSTSKDLYDPETVRTIFINFNSPDWEKELSDFVRTDVEVPATVTVDGKKYENVGISYRGMTSLMMVPSGYKKSLNLSVDMALEKQDILGYRTLNLLNAHTDASMMHTFLYSHIARKHIAAPKSNFVRVVINGEDWGLFVNTQQFNKDFLKDFYGSTKGARWKVKGSPNGNGGLEYTGDNIQDYQRRFQIKSKDREEDWKALIELCKVLNTTPPEQLEEKLRHILDIESTLWFIALDVATSNEDGYWTRASDFSIARDEKGVFHIIPHDMNETFRSGRSGPGGFGPGGLGRPGFGPGGPGGFTPPRPTEVMPGFVQEMLGLDAKQRASLKDLQEEIDRSMAKILTKDQQQQMEGMLPGFGPGGPGRGPGGPGGMGGVQLDPLVGITDSRKPLRSKLLAVPALREKYLRFIYQIAHDDFDWKNLQPVVQRSRDLVKDIVKDDVKKLSTYENFLTETDPNSTSSSSLKGFFDARRSYLLNHAEVKKAVGK